In a genomic window of Pseudomonadota bacterium:
- a CDS encoding energy-coupling factor ABC transporter ATP-binding protein, translating to MSHHIVEVSQLGYTYPDGTPAIRDVSFRIEHGESVAIVGPNGAGKSTLLLHLNGCLSPAKGTVRIGDFPVTKETLHSIRKTVGMVFQDPDDQLFMPTVKDDVAFGPLNLGLPVAEVEKRVHDALLTVDALNLLDREPHKLSGGEKRAVAIATVLAMSPDILVMDEPSASLDPGTRRQLIELLKTFRHTKIIATHDLDLALDLCSRTIIIHDGKVLADGATTSIFQDDEILATSSLEKPLRMQGCPICNPLRTP from the coding sequence ATGAGTCATCATATTGTTGAAGTCTCTCAACTCGGCTACACATATCCTGACGGAACTCCGGCGATCAGGGATGTATCTTTCCGCATCGAGCACGGTGAATCCGTTGCCATTGTCGGGCCAAACGGCGCCGGCAAATCCACCCTCCTTCTGCACTTAAACGGTTGTCTCAGCCCTGCCAAAGGAACGGTTCGCATCGGCGATTTCCCGGTAACCAAGGAAACGCTTCATTCCATCCGTAAAACCGTGGGCATGGTATTTCAGGACCCGGACGACCAGCTGTTCATGCCCACCGTGAAAGACGATGTCGCCTTTGGCCCATTGAATCTCGGCCTGCCAGTCGCAGAAGTGGAAAAAAGAGTGCATGACGCCCTTTTAACCGTTGATGCCCTGAATCTCCTGGACAGAGAGCCCCACAAACTCTCGGGCGGTGAAAAAAGAGCGGTGGCCATTGCCACGGTTCTTGCCATGTCTCCGGATATTTTAGTTATGGATGAGCCCAGTGCCAGTCTTGATCCCGGCACCAGGCGCCAACTGATCGAGTTGCTTAAAACATTCCGCCATACCAAGATCATCGCCACCCATGATCTGGACCTGGCCCTTGATCTCTGCAGCCGGACGATCATCATCCACGATGGAAAAGTTCTGGCAGACGGGGCAACGACCAGCATTTTTCAAGATGATGAAATACTGGCCACGAGCAGTCTTGAAAAACCCCTTCGCATGCAGGGCTGCCCGATTTGTAATCCTCTAAGAACTCCATAA